From Corvus moneduloides isolate bCorMon1 chromosome 4, bCorMon1.pri, whole genome shotgun sequence, one genomic window encodes:
- the LOC116442554 gene encoding uncharacterized protein LOC116442554 isoform X4 has protein sequence MCWRCVRVCPRCVRGVSRVCKGCVRGVYEVYPGCVRGVSGMCPGCVRGVSEVCPGCVRGVSGLCPRCIQDVSRVCQRCVQGVSGVCPGCVRGISMCWRCVQDVSGVCPGCVWDVSRYIQDVSEVCPGCVGGVSEVCQRCVQDVSDVYPGCVGGVSGVCQRCVRGVSRMCPRYIQDVRGVSGVCRGCVRGVLGVCPGRVRAVSRLYRLCPSSHCPVPRELAVNWFNWASLGSVLSPENSLSPHPRLPPHTSALGALPAISRSRSPGSVRCSPPHPALLLPLLPGRQECAPLESRLCPGRSHRGRAGLEAPWELPKLSPWNCVCWCGCSQVSPWKTGVPAFGCDCSPLDSVSGFSPLLCRDWIWDCGVPSPESALEFGSVN, from the exons ATGTGTTGGAGGTGTGTCCGAGTGTGTCCAAGGTGTGTCCGAGGTGTGTCCAGGGTGTGTAAGGGATGTGTCCGAGGTGTGTACGAGGTGTATCCGGGGTGTGTCCGAGGTGTGTCCGGGATGTGTCCAGGGTGTGTCCGAGGTGTGTCCGAG GTGTGTCCGGGGTGTGTCCGAGGTGTGTCTGGGCTGTGTCCAAGGTGTATCCAGGATGTGTCCAGGGTGTGTCAGAGGTGTGTCCAGGGTGTGTCTGGGGTGTGTCCAGGGTGTGTCCGAGGTATATCCATGTGTTGGAGGTGTGTCCAGGATGTGTCGGGGGTGTGTCCGGGGTGTGTCTGGGATGTGTCCAGGTATATCCAGGATGTGTCAGAGGTGTGTCCAGGGTGTGTCGGGGGTGTGTCAGAGGTGTGTCAGAGGTGTGTCCAGGATGTTTCCGACGTGTATCCAGGATGTGTTGGAGGTGTGTCGGGGGTGTGTCAGAGGTGTGTCAGAGGTGTGTCCAGGATGTGTCCGAGGTATATCCAGGATGTCCGAGGTGTGTCCGGGGTGTGTCGGGGGTGTGTCCGGGGCGTGTTGGGGGTGTGTCCGGGGCGTGTCCGGGCTGTTTCCAGGCTGTACAGGCTGTGCCCGTCTTCCCACTGTCCTGTCCCTCGAGAACTGGCTGTGAACTGGTTTAACTGGGCCTCACTGGGCTCCGTGCTGTCCCCAGAGAATTCCCTGTCTCCTCATCCCCGCCTGCCTCCGCACACGTCGGCACTGGGAGCTCTTCCTGCCATTTCCCGTTCCCGCTCTCCTGGCTCCGTCCGGTGCTCTCCTCCCCATCCcgccctgctccttcccctgctgccgGGGAGGCAGGAATGTGCCCCCCTGGAATCCCGGCTGTGTCCAGGACGGAGCCaccggggcagggcagggctggaggctcCCTGGGAGCTCCCGAAGCTCAGCCCTTGGAATTGTGTGTGCTGGTGCGGGTGCAGCCAGGTGTCCCCATGGAAAACCGGGGTGCCGGCGTTCGGCTGTGACTGTTCTCCCTTGGATTCGGTGTCAGGATTTTCCCCTTTGCTCTGCCGAGATTGGATTTGGGACTGTGGCGTTCCCAGTCCAGAATCGGCTCTGGAATTTGGCAGCGTTAATTAA
- the LOC116442554 gene encoding uncharacterized protein LOC116442554 isoform X3, with translation MCKGCVRGVSRVCPGCVPGISGMCWRCVRVCPRCVRGVSRVCKGCVRGVYEVYPGCVQGVSEVCPGCVWGVSRVCPRYIHVLEVCPGCVGGVSGVCLGCVQVYPGCVRGVSRVCRGCVRGVSEVCPGCFRRVSRMCRGVSGVCRGCVRGVLGVCPGRVRAVSRLYRLCPSSHCPVPRELAVNWFNWASLGSVLSPENSLSPHPRLPPHTSALGALPAISRSRSPGSVRCSPPHPALLLPLLPGRQECAPLESRLCPGRSHRGRAGLEAPWELPKLSPWNCVCWCGCSQVSPWKTGVPAFGCDCSPLDSVSGFSPLLCRDWIWDCGVPSPESALEFGSVN, from the exons ATGTGTAAGGGATGTGTGCGAG GTGTGTCCAGGGTGTGTCCGGGATGTGTCCCAGGTATATCCGGGATGTGTTGGAGGTGTGTCCGAGTGTGTCCAAGGTGTGTCCGAGGTGTGTCCAGGGTGTGTAAGGGATGTGTCCGAGGTGTGTACGAG GTGTATCCAGGATGTGTCCAGGGTGTGTCAGAGGTGTGTCCAGGGTGTGTCTGGGGTGTGTCCAGGGTGTGTCCGAGGTATATCCATGTGTTGGAGGTGTGTCCAGGATGTGTCGGGGGTGTGTCCGGGGTGTGTCTGGGATGTGTCCAGGTATATCCAGGATGTGTCAGAGGTGTGTCCAGGGTGTGTCGGGGGTGTGTCAGAGGTGTGTCAGAGGTGTGTCCAGGATGTTTCCGACGTGTATCCAGGATGTGT CGAGGTGTGTCCGGGGTGTGTCGGGGGTGTGTCCGGGGCGTGTTGGGGGTGTGTCCGGGGCGTGTCCGGGCTGTTTCCAGGCTGTACAGGCTGTGCCCGTCTTCCCACTGTCCTGTCCCTCGAGAACTGGCTGTGAACTGGTTTAACTGGGCCTCACTGGGCTCCGTGCTGTCCCCAGAGAATTCCCTGTCTCCTCATCCCCGCCTGCCTCCGCACACGTCGGCACTGGGAGCTCTTCCTGCCATTTCCCGTTCCCGCTCTCCTGGCTCCGTCCGGTGCTCTCCTCCCCATCCcgccctgctccttcccctgctgccgGGGAGGCAGGAATGTGCCCCCCTGGAATCCCGGCTGTGTCCAGGACGGAGCCaccggggcagggcagggctggaggctcCCTGGGAGCTCCCGAAGCTCAGCCCTTGGAATTGTGTGTGCTGGTGCGGGTGCAGCCAGGTGTCCCCATGGAAAACCGGGGTGCCGGCGTTCGGCTGTGACTGTTCTCCCTTGGATTCGGTGTCAGGATTTTCCCCTTTGCTCTGCCGAGATTGGATTTGGGACTGTGGCGTTCCCAGTCCAGAATCGGCTCTGGAATTTGGCAGCGTTAATTAA
- the LOC116442554 gene encoding uncharacterized protein LOC116442554 isoform X5, whose amino-acid sequence MCKGCVRGVSRVCPGCVPGISGMCWRCVRVCPRCVRGVSRVCKGCVRGVYEVYPGCVQGVSEVCPGCVWGVSRVCPRYIHVLEVCQRCVQDVSDVYPGCVGGVSGVCQRCVRGVSRMCPRYIQDVRGVSGVCRGCVRGVLGVCPGRVRAVSRLYRLCPSSHCPVPRELAVNWFNWASLGSVLSPENSLSPHPRLPPHTSALGALPAISRSRSPGSVRCSPPHPALLLPLLPGRQECAPLESRLCPGRSHRGRAGLEAPWELPKLSPWNCVCWCGCSQVSPWKTGVPAFGCDCSPLDSVSGFSPLLCRDWIWDCGVPSPESALEFGSVN is encoded by the exons ATGTGTAAGGGATGTGTGCGAG GTGTGTCCAGGGTGTGTCCGGGATGTGTCCCAGGTATATCCGGGATGTGTTGGAGGTGTGTCCGAGTGTGTCCAAGGTGTGTCCGAGGTGTGTCCAGGGTGTGTAAGGGATGTGTCCGAGGTGTGTACGAG GTGTATCCAGGATGTGTCCAGGGTGTGTCAGAGGTGTGTCCAGGGTGTGTCTGGGGTGTGTCCAGGGTGTGTCCGAGGTATATCCATGTGTTGGAG GTGTGTCAGAGGTGTGTCCAGGATGTTTCCGACGTGTATCCAGGATGTGTTGGAGGTGTGTCGGGGGTGTGTCAGAGGTGTGTCAGAGGTGTGTCCAGGATGTGTCCGAGGTATATCCAGGATGTCCGAGGTGTGTCCGGGGTGTGTCGGGGGTGTGTCCGGGGCGTGTTGGGGGTGTGTCCGGGGCGTGTCCGGGCTGTTTCCAGGCTGTACAGGCTGTGCCCGTCTTCCCACTGTCCTGTCCCTCGAGAACTGGCTGTGAACTGGTTTAACTGGGCCTCACTGGGCTCCGTGCTGTCCCCAGAGAATTCCCTGTCTCCTCATCCCCGCCTGCCTCCGCACACGTCGGCACTGGGAGCTCTTCCTGCCATTTCCCGTTCCCGCTCTCCTGGCTCCGTCCGGTGCTCTCCTCCCCATCCcgccctgctccttcccctgctgccgGGGAGGCAGGAATGTGCCCCCCTGGAATCCCGGCTGTGTCCAGGACGGAGCCaccggggcagggcagggctggaggctcCCTGGGAGCTCCCGAAGCTCAGCCCTTGGAATTGTGTGTGCTGGTGCGGGTGCAGCCAGGTGTCCCCATGGAAAACCGGGGTGCCGGCGTTCGGCTGTGACTGTTCTCCCTTGGATTCGGTGTCAGGATTTTCCCCTTTGCTCTGCCGAGATTGGATTTGGGACTGTGGCGTTCCCAGTCCAGAATCGGCTCTGGAATTTGGCAGCGTTAATTAA
- the LOC116442554 gene encoding uncharacterized protein LOC116442554 isoform X2 → MCKGCVRGVSRVCPGCVPGISGMCRRCVRVCPGCVRDVSQVYPGCVGGVSECVQGVSEVCPGCVRDVSEVCTRCIRGVSEVCPGCVQGVSEVCPRCVRGVSEVCLGCVQGVSRMCPGCVRGVSRVCLGCVQGVSEVYPCVGGVSEVCPGCFRRVSRMCRGVSGVCRGCVRGVLGVCPGRVRAVSRLYRLCPSSHCPVPRELAVNWFNWASLGSVLSPENSLSPHPRLPPHTSALGALPAISRSRSPGSVRCSPPHPALLLPLLPGRQECAPLESRLCPGRSHRGRAGLEAPWELPKLSPWNCVCWCGCSQVSPWKTGVPAFGCDCSPLDSVSGFSPLLCRDWIWDCGVPSPESALEFGSVN, encoded by the exons ATGTGTAAGGGATGTGTGCGAG GTGTGTCCAGGGTGTGTCCGGGATGTGTCCCAGGTATATCCGGGATGTGTCGGAGGTGTGTCCGG GTGTGTCCAGGGTGTGTCCGGGATGTGTCCCAGGTATATCCGGGATGTGTTGGAGGTGTGTCCGAGTGTGTCCAAGGTGTGTCCGAGGTGTGTCCAGGGTGTGTAAGGGATGTGTCCGAGGTGTGTACGAGGTGTATCCGGGGTGTGTCCGAGGTGTGTCCGGGATGTGTCCAGGGTGTGTCCGAGGTGTGTCCGAG GTGTGTCCGGGGTGTGTCCGAGGTGTGTCTGGGCTGTGTCCAAGGTGTATCCAGGATGTGTCCAGGGTGTGTCAGAGGTGTGTCCAGGGTGTGTCTGGGGTGTGTCCAGGGTGTGTCCGAGGTATATCCATGTGTTGGAG GTGTGTCAGAGGTGTGTCCAGGATGTTTCCGACGTGTATCCAGGATGTGT CGAGGTGTGTCCGGGGTGTGTCGGGGGTGTGTCCGGGGCGTGTTGGGGGTGTGTCCGGGGCGTGTCCGGGCTGTTTCCAGGCTGTACAGGCTGTGCCCGTCTTCCCACTGTCCTGTCCCTCGAGAACTGGCTGTGAACTGGTTTAACTGGGCCTCACTGGGCTCCGTGCTGTCCCCAGAGAATTCCCTGTCTCCTCATCCCCGCCTGCCTCCGCACACGTCGGCACTGGGAGCTCTTCCTGCCATTTCCCGTTCCCGCTCTCCTGGCTCCGTCCGGTGCTCTCCTCCCCATCCcgccctgctccttcccctgctgccgGGGAGGCAGGAATGTGCCCCCCTGGAATCCCGGCTGTGTCCAGGACGGAGCCaccggggcagggcagggctggaggctcCCTGGGAGCTCCCGAAGCTCAGCCCTTGGAATTGTGTGTGCTGGTGCGGGTGCAGCCAGGTGTCCCCATGGAAAACCGGGGTGCCGGCGTTCGGCTGTGACTGTTCTCCCTTGGATTCGGTGTCAGGATTTTCCCCTTTGCTCTGCCGAGATTGGATTTGGGACTGTGGCGTTCCCAGTCCAGAATCGGCTCTGGAATTTGGCAGCGTTAATTAA
- the LOC116442554 gene encoding uncharacterized protein LOC116442554 isoform X1: protein MCKGCVRGVSRVCPGCVPGISGMCWRCVRVCPRCVRGVSRVCKGCVRGVYEVYPGCVRGVSGMCPGCVRGVSEVCPGCVRGVSGLCPRCIQDVSRVCQRCVQGVSGVCPGCVRGISMCWRCVQDVSGVCPGCVWDVSRYIQDVSEVCPGCVGGVSEVCQRCVQDVSDVYPGCVGGVSGVCQRCVRGVSRMCPRYIQDVRGVSGVCRGCVRGVLGVCPGRVRAVSRLYRLCPSSHCPVPRELAVNWFNWASLGSVLSPENSLSPHPRLPPHTSALGALPAISRSRSPGSVRCSPPHPALLLPLLPGRQECAPLESRLCPGRSHRGRAGLEAPWELPKLSPWNCVCWCGCSQVSPWKTGVPAFGCDCSPLDSVSGFSPLLCRDWIWDCGVPSPESALEFGSVN, encoded by the exons ATGTGTAAGGGATGTGTGCGAG GTGTGTCCAGGGTGTGTCCGGGATGTGTCCCAGGTATATCCGGGATGTGTTGGAGGTGTGTCCGAGTGTGTCCAAGGTGTGTCCGAGGTGTGTCCAGGGTGTGTAAGGGATGTGTCCGAGGTGTGTACGAGGTGTATCCGGGGTGTGTCCGAGGTGTGTCCGGGATGTGTCCAGGGTGTGTCCGAGGTGTGTCCGAG GTGTGTCCGGGGTGTGTCCGAGGTGTGTCTGGGCTGTGTCCAAGGTGTATCCAGGATGTGTCCAGGGTGTGTCAGAGGTGTGTCCAGGGTGTGTCTGGGGTGTGTCCAGGGTGTGTCCGAGGTATATCCATGTGTTGGAGGTGTGTCCAGGATGTGTCGGGGGTGTGTCCGGGGTGTGTCTGGGATGTGTCCAGGTATATCCAGGATGTGTCAGAGGTGTGTCCAGGGTGTGTCGGGGGTGTGTCAGAGGTGTGTCAGAGGTGTGTCCAGGATGTTTCCGACGTGTATCCAGGATGTGTTGGAGGTGTGTCGGGGGTGTGTCAGAGGTGTGTCAGAGGTGTGTCCAGGATGTGTCCGAGGTATATCCAGGATGTCCGAGGTGTGTCCGGGGTGTGTCGGGGGTGTGTCCGGGGCGTGTTGGGGGTGTGTCCGGGGCGTGTCCGGGCTGTTTCCAGGCTGTACAGGCTGTGCCCGTCTTCCCACTGTCCTGTCCCTCGAGAACTGGCTGTGAACTGGTTTAACTGGGCCTCACTGGGCTCCGTGCTGTCCCCAGAGAATTCCCTGTCTCCTCATCCCCGCCTGCCTCCGCACACGTCGGCACTGGGAGCTCTTCCTGCCATTTCCCGTTCCCGCTCTCCTGGCTCCGTCCGGTGCTCTCCTCCCCATCCcgccctgctccttcccctgctgccgGGGAGGCAGGAATGTGCCCCCCTGGAATCCCGGCTGTGTCCAGGACGGAGCCaccggggcagggcagggctggaggctcCCTGGGAGCTCCCGAAGCTCAGCCCTTGGAATTGTGTGTGCTGGTGCGGGTGCAGCCAGGTGTCCCCATGGAAAACCGGGGTGCCGGCGTTCGGCTGTGACTGTTCTCCCTTGGATTCGGTGTCAGGATTTTCCCCTTTGCTCTGCCGAGATTGGATTTGGGACTGTGGCGTTCCCAGTCCAGAATCGGCTCTGGAATTTGGCAGCGTTAATTAA
- the LOC116442554 gene encoding uncharacterized protein LOC116442554 isoform X6 yields the protein MCPGCVHGVSRVCPGCVRGVSGVCPRCVWAVSKVYPGCVQGVSEVCPGCVWGVSRVCPRYIHVLEVCPGCVGGVSGVCLGCVQVYPGCVRGVSRVCRGCVRGVSEVCPGCFRRVSRMCRGVSGVCRGCVRGVLGVCPGRVRAVSRLYRLCPSSHCPVPRELAVNWFNWASLGSVLSPENSLSPHPRLPPHTSALGALPAISRSRSPGSVRCSPPHPALLLPLLPGRQECAPLESRLCPGRSHRGRAGLEAPWELPKLSPWNCVCWCGCSQVSPWKTGVPAFGCDCSPLDSVSGFSPLLCRDWIWDCGVPSPESALEFGSVN from the exons ATGTGTCCAGGGTGTGTCCACGGTGTATCCAGGGTGTGTCCGGGCTGTGTCCGAG GTGTGTCCGGGGTGTGTCCGAGGTGTGTCTGGGCTGTGTCCAAGGTGTATCCAGGATGTGTCCAGGGTGTGTCAGAGGTGTGTCCAGGGTGTGTCTGGGGTGTGTCCAGGGTGTGTCCGAGGTATATCCATGTGTTGGAGGTGTGTCCAGGATGTGTCGGGGGTGTGTCCGGGGTGTGTCTGGGATGTGTCCAGGTATATCCAGGATGTGTCAGAGGTGTGTCCAGGGTGTGTCGGGGGTGTGTCAGAGGTGTGTCAGAGGTGTGTCCAGGATGTTTCCGACGTGTATCCAGGATGTGT CGAGGTGTGTCCGGGGTGTGTCGGGGGTGTGTCCGGGGCGTGTTGGGGGTGTGTCCGGGGCGTGTCCGGGCTGTTTCCAGGCTGTACAGGCTGTGCCCGTCTTCCCACTGTCCTGTCCCTCGAGAACTGGCTGTGAACTGGTTTAACTGGGCCTCACTGGGCTCCGTGCTGTCCCCAGAGAATTCCCTGTCTCCTCATCCCCGCCTGCCTCCGCACACGTCGGCACTGGGAGCTCTTCCTGCCATTTCCCGTTCCCGCTCTCCTGGCTCCGTCCGGTGCTCTCCTCCCCATCCcgccctgctccttcccctgctgccgGGGAGGCAGGAATGTGCCCCCCTGGAATCCCGGCTGTGTCCAGGACGGAGCCaccggggcagggcagggctggaggctcCCTGGGAGCTCCCGAAGCTCAGCCCTTGGAATTGTGTGTGCTGGTGCGGGTGCAGCCAGGTGTCCCCATGGAAAACCGGGGTGCCGGCGTTCGGCTGTGACTGTTCTCCCTTGGATTCGGTGTCAGGATTTTCCCCTTTGCTCTGCCGAGATTGGATTTGGGACTGTGGCGTTCCCAGTCCAGAATCGGCTCTGGAATTTGGCAGCGTTAATTAA